Within the Thermostichus lividus PCC 6715 genome, the region GGGTATTGACATAAATCAGGCAGCGAATACAGTAGGGCAAGCCCCCCTCAACGTGCATTTGCTGGACATCCAACAGCGGAATATTGCGCCAGTGGGGGCACTCGCGGGCGATCGCCGCCGGAAAAATTTGATCTAGATCCCGAGTGACCGAAAACGTGACACTAATCACTTCCGAGAAATCAAGGGCGTTGCGCCGTTCGATTTCGCTGAGGAGTTCCAGCACTGCCTCACGGATAGCTGGAATAGAGTTTTCAGTGGCGGTGGTTGCTCCACGAATTGCTCGGACACGCCAGCCCACGTTATGCTCCTCCATGCAGCTACTGTATCCAGCTTAGGGGCGATAGAGCCACAGGGGAAGCCCATGGGTGGCCATTTCAAATTCTAGCCACTCCAGTCCTGCACGCCACGGGTAGTGTCGCTCTTCCTGCTGACGGGGAAGGAGCCGCGCCAAGGGGGACTTAGGTTCCTCGATGGTGTGTACTTTGGCTTTCTCTGGATCTAAGCCCGCTAACTCTGCTAGCCATCGCCGCGCGTCCTCTTCGGTGCCCAAGCGATCCACCAAGCCAAGGGCAAGAGCTTGCTCCCCTGTAAACACCCGGCCATCGGCAAACTGCCGTACCGTTTCAACCTCTAGGTTGCGGCCTTCGGCAACGGTTTGCACAAACTGTAGGTAGCTGGTATCAATCAACTCTTGCAGAATCCGAGTTTCCTCCTCAGTCAGCTCGCGGTCAAAGGCCAAAATATCCTTATAGGGGCCAGACTTAATCACCTTGAAGGACACCCCCACCTTATCGAGGAGTCGTTGCAGGTTGTTACCGCGCAAAATAACGCCAATGCTGCCGGTAATGGTGCCCGGATTGGCCATGATATGTTCGGCTCCCATGCCAATATAAACCCCACCGGAAGCGGAAATATTGCCAAAGCTAGCAACAATCTTGATCTTTGAGCGGAGTCGCTTTAGCGCCCCATAGATTTCTTGGGAATCTCCCACGGTGCCACCAGGGCTGTCGATGCGCAGCAGTAGCGCTGGGTACCCCCGCTCCTCAATCGTCTTTAAGGCTTTGAGAACTCGTTTGCGCGTCCCACTGGCGATCGCCCCGGTAATTTCAAGGCGAGCAATCTGGTGGCGATAGCTACGGAACAGTGGCCAAGGCATAGGCAGATAATCTTCAGTCCTGCGTGATCAGCATTTTCTTCAGACTTCTACTGTAGCAGCGAGTTGTAAAAGGATTCCATGGCTGCTAAAAGCTGCTAGAGTGGCACTAGATTTCAGTGTGGTTGCTTAGCCACGACTGTGGTGCTGAGCAACCCCGCTAACGTGCTCAAATGTTTGGTGTGAGGTCGGAGTGGACAACTGGTACGAGGGAACCCAAGGACTCGATCCTACAGGGTCGATTGGCGTGTTTGACAGCGGGGTAGGTGGCCTAACGGTTTTACGTGCCCTACAAGCTCAGTTGCCAAGGGAGTCGTTTCTTTACCTTGCGGATACAGCACGACTTCCCTACGGCACCCGCAGCCGCAGTGAGATTCTCCAGTACGTGCGGGAAATCCTCACGTGGATGCAGCATCGGGGGATCAAAATGGCCGTCATGGCCTGCAATACCAGTTCTGCCCTTGCCCTAGAACAGGTGCGCCATGAATTTTCCTTTCCCATTTTGGGACTCATTGAACCTGCTGCTCAGGCCGCTGTCACCATTGGTAAACGCATTGGCATTATTGCGACCCCTGCCACCGTTAAAAGTGGTACCTATGTACGGGTACTGCAGGAGTGCTCCCCCCACGTGGCGATCGCCCAAGTGGCCTGTCCGGAATTTGTGCCCTTAATTGAAAGTAACTGCCTCAGCGGCGAGCGAGTGCGCCGTAGTGTTCGCCAAGCCTTAGCCCCTCTGATTGAATTTGGACTCGACACCTTAGTGTACGGGTGTACCCACTACCCACACCTGCGCCACATCATTGCGGACTACCTTCCCAGTTCAGTTCATCACCTTGATCCGGCGACAACTGTTGCCCATAGCACTGCCCATGCCCTGAAAGCGCTCTCTCTCCAGACGGTTGCGCACCAAGGGCACGTTCACTTCTACGTCAGTGGTGCTCCAGAGCAGTTTGCCCGACTTGCCTCCCAGTGGTTAGGGTACTACCCCCGCACTCAACACCTACCCCTGAGTGTCCTCAGCCAGTCCTATAGTGTTGAGATCACCCTGCCCACGGTGCCTGCCGTTGTTGCCAGTTGAACCTGCCTTGCTAGGGAAATTTTGGCACAATAGAAGTTAGTTATCCCTGTGGGGATAGCCAGTGAATTCTATTGACTACCCTCGGAGGAACCTCGTGAGTAGTACCAGTAACTTTCAGGATGCCATTCGCCAAGCCCAAAGTAGCGCCCTAGTGGGGCCTAACGTCATCCGCAATGCACTTCCCTTTGTGGGGGGTGGCCTTCTTCTCACTGCCGTGGGTAGCTGGGGTGGCTTGGGCGTTATCAGTACCGCACCACAACTGTTTATGCCCACCTTTATTGTGGCAATTATTGCTGAAATTGCTCTCTTTTTCATTGCCCAAGGTGTGGCGGCCAAAGGTAATAATGGAGCAGCCGTCCCCCTACTTGCCACCTATAGCTTGCTGTCGGGCTATACCCTTGCGGGTCTGATCTATGTTGCCCTGAGCACCGTCGGCATTATGGGGATTGTGATTGCAGCAGGGGGGTGCGGCATCACATTTATGGCAGCTAGCCCCATTGGTTCGAATTTGTCAGAGCGCGATGGCTTTGCCCTTGCCAAAACGGTGCAACTGGGAATCATTGCCCTATTGGTGGTGCTGGTTGCCCAACTACTGTTTAGCTTCTTTGGCGTCTTTACCCCCACCTTTTTGGAAATTGCCATCTCTGGTGTTGGGGTAGTGCTCTTTGTCGGCGCTGCGGTGGTGGACTTTTTTATCTTGCCTCGCACCTACCGCGATGACCAGTACCTCGCGGCGGCGCTTTCGATGTACTTGACCTACATCAACCTGTTTATTTTTATTCTCCGCTTATTGATCGCGTTTAATCGCCGCCAGGGGTGACTCACTCCGAAGTAAGTGACATTGGGCATGATCTCTGAGCAGATGATCGCACAGGACTAAGGCCACCATGGCCTCTACCATGGGCACCGCTCGAGGTAAGACACAGGGA harbors:
- the aroH gene encoding chorismate mutase, whose product is MEEHNVGWRVRAIRGATTATENSIPAIREAVLELLSEIERRNALDFSEVISVTFSVTRDLDQIFPAAIARECPHWRNIPLLDVQQMHVEGGLPYCIRCLIYVNTPSADHPIYHAYLRHAQSLRPDLAVNGGYPSLELSSHSLGSL
- the sppA gene encoding signal peptide peptidase SppA; the encoded protein is MPWPLFRSYRHQIARLEITGAIASGTRKRVLKALKTIEERGYPALLLRIDSPGGTVGDSQEIYGALKRLRSKIKIVASFGNISASGGVYIGMGAEHIMANPGTITGSIGVILRGNNLQRLLDKVGVSFKVIKSGPYKDILAFDRELTEEETRILQELIDTSYLQFVQTVAEGRNLEVETVRQFADGRVFTGEQALALGLVDRLGTEEDARRWLAELAGLDPEKAKVHTIEEPKSPLARLLPRQQEERHYPWRAGLEWLEFEMATHGLPLWLYRP
- the murI gene encoding glutamate racemase, translating into MDNWYEGTQGLDPTGSIGVFDSGVGGLTVLRALQAQLPRESFLYLADTARLPYGTRSRSEILQYVREILTWMQHRGIKMAVMACNTSSALALEQVRHEFSFPILGLIEPAAQAAVTIGKRIGIIATPATVKSGTYVRVLQECSPHVAIAQVACPEFVPLIESNCLSGERVRRSVRQALAPLIEFGLDTLVYGCTHYPHLRHIIADYLPSSVHHLDPATTVAHSTAHALKALSLQTVAHQGHVHFYVSGAPEQFARLASQWLGYYPRTQHLPLSVLSQSYSVEITLPTVPAVVAS
- a CDS encoding Bax inhibitor-1/YccA family protein, whose translation is MSSTSNFQDAIRQAQSSALVGPNVIRNALPFVGGGLLLTAVGSWGGLGVISTAPQLFMPTFIVAIIAEIALFFIAQGVAAKGNNGAAVPLLATYSLLSGYTLAGLIYVALSTVGIMGIVIAAGGCGITFMAASPIGSNLSERDGFALAKTVQLGIIALLVVLVAQLLFSFFGVFTPTFLEIAISGVGVVLFVGAAVVDFFILPRTYRDDQYLAAALSMYLTYINLFIFILRLLIAFNRRQG